The Cytobacillus oceanisediminis genomic interval TTCTTCTATATCAGAATAGAGACTGCCATTTGGAAACACCTCTATTTTAATATGGCCATTCGACTTTTCGGCGACAAGTTCCGCAAACTTTTGGGCGGCAAGGCCCTTCGGCGTATTTTCAGCCACCACATGGCTGAACTTGAAGACAATTTGATCCTTGAGCCCTTCCTGGTCATCATCATAGGGAATCTCATCCCGGGGAAAAAAGCTTTGATAGCCAAAGAAGCCAGCCAGCAGCAAAACCATACCGGCAAGGAGAATATAGCCTGCGGCGCTTTTCATTTGAATCCTCCTTTTTAAAACTATTAATGTTATCATACTTACAAGAATTCTATCCGTAAAGGCAGAAGGGAGGGACCCTTGTGAATCAGATGCCCATCCGCTGGAAGATTACCATCCTGTCTTATGCAGTCGTTATTTTTTCTTTATTGATTGGCGGAATGGTCGTTATTGCAAACATCCAGGAGCAGGAAGAAAAAGAACTGAGAATACGCTCGATGAATACAGCCAGAACGGTGGCAGAACTGTCAGATGTGAAAAAAGGAATCCTGCAGCCCCAGGGCTGGAAGACGGTTAACAAAGTCGCAGAGGAAATCCGCATTATTAATGAAACAGATTATATTGTAATCATGAATATGGAGCGTATCCGCTATTCTCACCCGGTCAGGGAACTGATCGGCAGGCCTTCTTCAGGGGAGGATGAGAAGCCGGCTTTTGCCGAGCATATTTATTTTTCCAAGGCAGAGGGAGACGTCGGCACCTTTATCCGCGCATTCATCCCGATCAAAAATGAAAGCCTCAATCAAATCGGTGTGGTCGTTGTCGGCAATAAGATCCCTTCGATTACGGAGATTATCACAGATCTGGCAGACGAAATCAGCATTATTGTCCTGCTGACACTCATATTTGGACTGATCGGCTCTTTAATGCTTGCCAATCATATTAAAAAGCAGATGTTCCAGCTGGAGCCCCATGAAATAAAACGGATGCTGGAGGAAAGGACAGCCACGTTCCATTCGATCAATGAAGGCGTAATCGCGATCGATAACCAGGAAAACATTACGATTTTCAATGAAAAGGCAAAGAAAATATTTAATGTGACAGGACCCGTCGCCGGCAAAAAAATCAGAGACGTTCTAAAAGACACAAGGCTCCCGGAGATTGTGGAGAGTAATCGTGCAGTCTATAACGAACAAATCATTGTAAGCGGCAAGGTCATCCTGAGCACCAGAATTCCCATCCGGAAAGACAATGAGAAGATTGGAGCTGTGGCCATCTTCCAGGACCGTACAGAAGTCACGAAGCTAGCCGAAGAGCTGACAGGCGTAAAAAGCTTTGTAGAGGCGCTTAGGGTGCAGAACCATGAACATATGAACAAGCTTCACACCATTGCCGGATTGATCCAGCTTGGGAAAGCAGACAAAGCATTAAAGCTGACGTTCGATGCTTCTGAGGAGCAGGAAAACCTCTCGAATTTCCTCAGCGATAAAATCAGGAACGATGCCATCGCAGGCCTTTTATTAAGCAAAGTGCGGCGCGGCAGGGAATTGGGCATCACTGTGGTCATTGACCTAAACAGCAGCCTGGAGGAGTTTCCGAACCGCCTGGATCACCATGACTTTGTATTGCTGCTGGGCAATCTGATTGAAAATGCCTTCGGGGCTTTTGAGCATAGTGATCGTGAAGATCGAAAAGTTGATATCAGCATTGAACAGACCGAAGAGATTTGTGCCGTGCTGGTGGAAGATAACGGCTGCGGGATAGAGGAAGCGCTTTTGCCGAAGCTATATGAAAAAGGATTCACCGCCAATAAATCAGGCGGGACAGGATATGGGCTTTACCTTGTTAAACAAATTACAGAAAAAGGCGGAGGAGCGATCGAAGTGTCAACAAGCCGGGGTGAAGGAACTTCATTTACGATCACTTTTCCTATGGAAGCGGAGGGAGAATCATATGGCGGTTAAAGAGGAAATCAGTGTGCTGCTGATTGAAGATGATCCAATGGTCCAGGAAGTGAATAAAGAATTTATTGCAAGTGTTGAAGGATTTAAAATCATCGCGGCAGCCGGAAATGGGGAGGAAGGCATCACCCTTGCCAAAAAGCTGCAGCCTGACCTGGTGATTTTAGATATTTTTATGCCGAAAAAAGATGGCATTCAAACCCTGCAGGAATTCAGAAAGCAGCACCTTGATTCTGATGTCATTGTCGTTTCCGCTGCAAAGGATAAGGAAACCATCAAGCTGATGCTTCAAAACGGAGCCAGGGATTATATTATCAAACCCTTTAAGCTGAACAGGATTCAGCAGGCTCTCGAAAAATACCGCCATTACAGGGAAAGCCTTAAGGAATCAGGCATCCTGTCACAGGAGCAGCTCGATGCCCTGATTTATGCCAAGCAGGCGAAGAAAGAAGCAAACATTCTGCCAAAAGGGCTGAATGAATTCACCTTAAATGAAATTACCGCATTTATGCAGCAGCAGACTGAACCTCGCTCTGCCGAAGAAGTCGCCAACGGCATCGGCATTGCCAGAGTAACCGCCCGCCGCTATCTTGATTACCTTGAAAAAAGCGGTGCGATCAGGCTTGATGTGCAGTACGGGGGAATCGGCAGGCCTGTCAATCGGTATGTCATTGTTTAGTTTCATTCCTTGAGACCAAAATGAACAAAACATCCGTTATGACCATAAACTTCTCGCTTTTATCTGAAAACGCTATCATTTCTAATAGAATGAATAGTTAGAAAAAAGGAGATGAGATAAAAGTGAAGAAGCAGCGGATTTATAAGAATTTAACCTTTCAGGTATTAACGGCTATTTTTATCGGTGTTATGGTCGGGCTGATTTGGCCGGAAGTCGGAAAAGAGATGAAGCCGGTCGGCGACACCTTCATCAACGCAGTCAAAATGGTCATTGCCCCGATTATTTTCCTGACCATCGTCCTTGGAATCGCCAAAATGGGTGATATGAAAAAAGTCGGCAAGGTTGGCGGGAAAGCGTTCATATATTTTGAGGTTGTTACTACACTTGCTTTAATGATCGGTCTTATCGTCGTTAATGTCATTAAACCAGGTGCAGGCCTGAACTTTAATGAATTGGAAAAAGGGGATGTTTCACAGTATACAGCCAATGGCGGTGAGGGCATTAACTGGATCGAATTTGTGACACATATCGTGCCTTCCAACATGGTGGATGCCTTTGCAAAAGGAGATATCCTGCAGGTATTATTCTTTTCTATCTTATTTGGTGTCGGTCTGGCCGCTCTTGGTGAAAAGGGCAAAATCGTCATTGAATTTTTGGATAAGCTATCATTAGTCTTCTTTAAAATTATCGGCTATGTCATGAAGGCAGCCCCGCTTGGAGCATTTGGAGCGATGGCCTATACAATCGGACATTTCGGCCTGGCATCCCTTGTTCCGCTTGGGAAACTGATGATTTCCGTGTATGTGACGATGTTCTTATTTATCTTTGTTGTTTTAAATATTATCTGCAAAATGTACGGATTCAGCTTATGGAATTATCTGAAGTTCATCAAAGATGAAATTTTAATCGTATTAGGCACAAGTTCATCAGAATCAGTGCTTCCGAGAATGATGGATAAAATGGAGCGCATCGGCTGCTCGAAATCGGTTGTTGGGCTGGTTATCCCAACAGGTTATTCCTTTAACCTGGATGGTACATCCATTTACCTGTCCATGGCGGTTGTCTTCCTTGCACAAGTGTTCGGAGTGGATCTGACAATCGGCCAGCAGGTTACCATTCTATTAGTGCTCATGCTGACTTCAAAGGGTGCTGCGGGTGTAACAGGCAGCGGATTTATCGTATTGGCATCCACGCTTGCCGCCCTTCAGGTTATTCCTCTGGAAGGATTGGCGCTTCTTCTTGGTGTAGACCGCTTCATGAGTGAAGGAAGAGCCATCGTGAACCTGATCGGAAACGGAATCGCAACGATGGTTGTAGCAAAGAGCGAAAATGAATTTGATGAAAATAAGGCTAAGAAAGCCATTAGTGAAATGAAATTAATGAAGCAGGAGCAGCAAAAACAGGCTGTATAAAAGGCAAAGGCCATTCTCAAAAGGGAATGGCCTTTAATCATATATTGACGAAAGGGCTTTGCTGTTCCCCGACAATTCCTGCACCTATTTCCCGGGAAAAAATCAAGTATAAGAAGGATTGTCTGTCCTTTCAATCAAACGTTTGATTGAAAGGTAAATTGTTGAATAACCGCGAAAAACAGACAAAATTTAGAAAGTTATAAAAATTGTATGGTATGATTATTCTTAAAAAAGTGACAGGCACCTATACCACTTAAGCAAACTGGCATAGGTGCCTGTCACCGGAAAGAAGGTTCACATCGTGAAGCGCTTAAAGATTCATTATGCGTGGATTATTTTAATATTGACGTTTTTGGCGTTGCTGGCTGCGCAAGGTGTACGATTGTCGTTCGGGGCGTTTATGGCGCCATGGGAGCATGAGTTTTCAGCGAATCGCAGCGTCATATCCTTCATTGCCTTTGTCAGCTATATTGTTTTTGCCATTTCACAGCCGTATGTTGGCAGGCTGATTGA includes:
- a CDS encoding ATP-binding protein, whose protein sequence is MPIRWKITILSYAVVIFSLLIGGMVVIANIQEQEEKELRIRSMNTARTVAELSDVKKGILQPQGWKTVNKVAEEIRIINETDYIVIMNMERIRYSHPVRELIGRPSSGEDEKPAFAEHIYFSKAEGDVGTFIRAFIPIKNESLNQIGVVVVGNKIPSITEIITDLADEISIIVLLTLIFGLIGSLMLANHIKKQMFQLEPHEIKRMLEERTATFHSINEGVIAIDNQENITIFNEKAKKIFNVTGPVAGKKIRDVLKDTRLPEIVESNRAVYNEQIIVSGKVILSTRIPIRKDNEKIGAVAIFQDRTEVTKLAEELTGVKSFVEALRVQNHEHMNKLHTIAGLIQLGKADKALKLTFDASEEQENLSNFLSDKIRNDAIAGLLLSKVRRGRELGITVVIDLNSSLEEFPNRLDHHDFVLLLGNLIENAFGAFEHSDREDRKVDISIEQTEEICAVLVEDNGCGIEEALLPKLYEKGFTANKSGGTGYGLYLVKQITEKGGGAIEVSTSRGEGTSFTITFPMEAEGESYGG
- a CDS encoding response regulator, with the protein product MAVKEEISVLLIEDDPMVQEVNKEFIASVEGFKIIAAAGNGEEGITLAKKLQPDLVILDIFMPKKDGIQTLQEFRKQHLDSDVIVVSAAKDKETIKLMLQNGARDYIIKPFKLNRIQQALEKYRHYRESLKESGILSQEQLDALIYAKQAKKEANILPKGLNEFTLNEITAFMQQQTEPRSAEEVANGIGIARVTARRYLDYLEKSGAIRLDVQYGGIGRPVNRYVIV
- the dctP gene encoding C4-dicarboxylate transporter DctP, whose product is MVGLIWPEVGKEMKPVGDTFINAVKMVIAPIIFLTIVLGIAKMGDMKKVGKVGGKAFIYFEVVTTLALMIGLIVVNVIKPGAGLNFNELEKGDVSQYTANGGEGINWIEFVTHIVPSNMVDAFAKGDILQVLFFSILFGVGLAALGEKGKIVIEFLDKLSLVFFKIIGYVMKAAPLGAFGAMAYTIGHFGLASLVPLGKLMISVYVTMFLFIFVVLNIICKMYGFSLWNYLKFIKDEILIVLGTSSSESVLPRMMDKMERIGCSKSVVGLVIPTGYSFNLDGTSIYLSMAVVFLAQVFGVDLTIGQQVTILLVLMLTSKGAAGVTGSGFIVLASTLAALQVIPLEGLALLLGVDRFMSEGRAIVNLIGNGIATMVVAKSENEFDENKAKKAISEMKLMKQEQQKQAV